A window of Neisseria canis contains these coding sequences:
- a CDS encoding ABC transporter permease subunit, translating into MLRYIIQRLLLLVPTLLGILAITFAIIQFVPGGPVDQMVDRLTGAGMISEAAQGSGVGINRSGNRLNAEDMAKLNALYGFDKPPLQRFGEMVAKFARFDLGESFFHHQTVLELVKEKLPVSMSLGLWTFFLTYLISVPLGIMRAVKDGTRFDALSGIVILVGYTVPAFVLGLVLLVLFGGGSFFAWFPQGGLTGSNWDELSTAGKIKDYLWHITLPITASVAGNLAVVTVLTKNVFLEEIRRQYVYTARAKGLSEKHILTKHIFRNAMIPLVTGFPAAFIGAFFTGSLLIETLFSLDGLGLLSYESVMKRDYPVVMGTLYVFTLMGLLAKLLTDISYSWVDPRIHFGGRK; encoded by the coding sequence ATGCTCCGATACATCATCCAGCGTTTGCTGCTGCTGGTTCCCACGCTTTTGGGGATTTTGGCGATTACGTTTGCCATCATCCAATTTGTGCCCGGCGGCCCGGTAGACCAAATGGTTGACCGGCTGACCGGCGCGGGCATGATTAGCGAAGCGGCGCAGGGCAGCGGCGTGGGCATCAACCGCAGCGGCAACCGCCTAAACGCCGAGGATATGGCGAAGCTGAATGCGCTCTACGGTTTCGACAAGCCGCCTTTGCAGCGCTTTGGCGAAATGGTGGCGAAGTTTGCCCGCTTTGACTTGGGCGAAAGCTTTTTCCACCATCAAACCGTGTTGGAACTGGTGAAAGAAAAACTGCCCGTTTCCATGAGCTTGGGGCTGTGGACGTTTTTTCTTACCTACCTGATTTCCGTGCCCTTGGGCATTATGCGCGCGGTAAAAGACGGCACGCGCTTTGATGCTTTGAGCGGCATCGTAATTCTGGTGGGCTACACCGTGCCCGCTTTTGTGTTGGGTTTGGTGCTGCTGGTGCTGTTTGGCGGAGGCAGTTTTTTCGCTTGGTTTCCGCAAGGCGGCTTAACCGGCAGCAATTGGGACGAACTGAGCACCGCGGGCAAAATCAAAGATTACCTCTGGCATATCACGCTGCCGATAACCGCTTCGGTGGCCGGCAATCTGGCTGTGGTTACCGTGTTGACCAAAAACGTGTTTCTCGAAGAAATCCGCCGCCAATATGTGTACACCGCGCGCGCCAAAGGCCTGTCTGAAAAACACATTCTCACCAAACACATCTTCCGCAACGCCATGATTCCGCTGGTAACCGGCTTTCCCGCCGCATTTATCGGCGCATTTTTCACCGGCAGCCTGCTGATTGAAACCCTGTTTTCGCTCGACGGCCTCGGCCTGCTTTCCTACGAATCCGTGATGAAACGTGATTATCCCGTGGTAATGGGCACGCTCTATGTGTTTACCCTGATGGGGCTCTTGGCCAAGCTGCTTACCGACATTTCCTATTCATGGGTTGACCCGCGCATCCATTTCGGCGGCCGGAAATAG
- a CDS encoding DUF2788 domain-containing protein, which yields MTEAEFSTWSLRIGLTVLVVFLGFIVWDLGKKSKAGKFGMFMLFLVLGLGVLGFVFKNVLVEMILLNKN from the coding sequence ATGACTGAAGCGGAGTTCTCAACTTGGTCTTTGCGCATCGGCCTGACCGTGTTGGTGGTCTTTTTGGGCTTTATTGTGTGGGATTTGGGCAAAAAATCCAAAGCGGGTAAATTCGGCATGTTTATGCTCTTTTTGGTATTGGGCTTGGGCGTGCTCGGATTTGTGTTTAAAAACGTGCTGGTCGAAATGATTTTGCTCAATAAAAACTAA
- a CDS encoding CynX/NimT family MFS transporter, whose product MSAAKKYTLLTIAAIFLIACCLRTPIVSMGPLVKMIQADMGSGSTLMGIIGTVPVLVFAFCSPFAAPLARRFGFEEVLIGALLALGAGIVLRTAGMSPVLMLAGTLILSVGIAMGNVLVSGVIKRSLPSHVGRFTALYSVTMSLTAALSAAVAVPVAHRVGWQMSLNMWVLPVMLALAVWLVLRVKQGHMPVAGAAEQEQVVSVWRNKLAWAISILMGMQSLLYYTFSAWLPTILADRGVSADEAGYYAMLMQMAALPAIFCVTTFSVRMRNQRLLVLSVTFLSLIGMAGLWLLPYATALWVFCLGAGVAGTFTLCLLLFVQRTDSAAEAAMLSGMAQTVGYLLAATGPVGAGWLFDKTQSWNMALAVMTLLMLVKCACGWYCARPVTLREAAGIKKG is encoded by the coding sequence ATGTCTGCCGCCAAAAAATATACTTTGCTTACCATCGCCGCTATCTTCCTGATAGCCTGTTGCCTGCGCACGCCCATTGTGTCGATGGGGCCGCTGGTGAAAATGATTCAGGCGGACATGGGCAGCGGCAGCACTCTGATGGGCATTATCGGCACGGTGCCTGTGTTGGTGTTTGCTTTTTGTTCGCCGTTTGCCGCTCCGCTGGCGCGGCGTTTCGGTTTTGAAGAAGTGCTGATCGGCGCACTTTTGGCTTTGGGCGCAGGGATTGTGTTGCGCACGGCGGGCATGTCGCCGGTATTGATGCTGGCGGGTACGCTGATTTTGTCGGTGGGCATTGCGATGGGCAACGTGTTGGTCTCCGGCGTGATTAAGCGCAGCCTGCCTTCGCATGTGGGGCGGTTTACTGCGCTTTACAGCGTAACCATGAGCCTGACCGCGGCTTTGTCTGCGGCTGTTGCCGTGCCTGTGGCGCACCGCGTGGGCTGGCAGATGTCTTTGAATATGTGGGTGTTGCCGGTGATGCTGGCTTTGGCGGTGTGGCTGGTTTTGCGTGTGAAGCAGGGGCATATGCCGGTGGCGGGCGCGGCGGAGCAGGAGCAGGTGGTGTCTGTGTGGCGCAATAAGCTTGCTTGGGCAATCAGCATTTTGATGGGCATGCAGTCACTGCTGTATTACACGTTTTCAGCCTGGCTGCCCACCATTCTGGCCGACCGGGGCGTGAGCGCCGACGAAGCCGGATATTATGCAATGTTGATGCAGATGGCGGCTTTACCGGCGATTTTCTGCGTAACCACGTTTTCCGTGAGAATGCGTAACCAGCGCTTGTTGGTGCTGTCGGTAACATTTTTGAGTTTAATCGGCATGGCGGGGCTTTGGCTGCTGCCTTATGCAACGGCTTTATGGGTGTTCTGCCTCGGCGCGGGCGTGGCGGGTACGTTTACTTTGTGCTTGCTTTTATTCGTGCAGCGCACCGATTCGGCGGCCGAAGCGGCCATGCTTTCGGGTATGGCGCAAACAGTGGGCTATTTGTTGGCGGCAACCGGGCCTGTGGGCGCCGGCTGGCTGTTTGACAAAACACAATCATGGAATATGGCGCTGGCTGTTATGACCCTGTTGATGCTGGTAAAATGCGCTTGCGGCTGGTATTGCGCCCGACCGGTTACATTGCGCGAGGCGGCCGGAATCAAGAAAGGATAA
- the metZ gene encoding O-succinylhomoserine sulfhydrylase, producing the protein MMSELHPQTLAIRGAKEQTEFNEHNQALFLTSSFMWQDAAAAEALFSGKQSGYTYSRTANPTVSAFNKRMAYLECGEQAVSTATGMAAIQAALLTFLNAGDHMIASRSLFGTTMGFIMNHVTRFGIEVTLVSPTDVAEWRAALKPNTKILFLETPSNPLGEVADLEALAKVAHDAGALLVVDNSLCTPALQQPLRFGVDLSVESATKGIDGQGRVQGGVVVGSAELMKQVQVYMNAAGISMSPFHAWVLLSGLETLAVRMNEQSRNAAQIADWLRVQPQVEKVYYAGFADHPQADLVKKQQASGGTVIGFEVKNAELAWKVIDSVKIFSRTANLGDVRSTICHPWTTTHGKMAPEEKREAGIGEGLVRLSVGLEHPDDLINDLKQALS; encoded by the coding sequence ATCATGAGTGAGCTTCACCCCCAAACCCTGGCCATACGGGGCGCTAAAGAGCAAACCGAATTTAACGAACACAACCAAGCCCTGTTTTTAACCAGCAGCTTTATGTGGCAGGATGCGGCCGCCGCCGAAGCCTTGTTTTCAGGAAAGCAGAGCGGTTATACCTACAGCCGCACGGCCAACCCGACCGTGAGCGCGTTCAATAAACGGATGGCTTATCTTGAGTGTGGGGAACAAGCGGTTTCGACGGCTACGGGCATGGCTGCGATTCAGGCAGCTTTGTTGACTTTTCTCAACGCAGGCGACCATATGATTGCCAGCCGCAGCCTGTTCGGCACCACTATGGGCTTTATCATGAACCATGTTACGCGCTTCGGCATTGAGGTAACGCTGGTTTCGCCCACCGATGTGGCCGAATGGCGGGCCGCATTGAAGCCGAATACCAAAATCCTGTTTTTGGAAACGCCTTCCAATCCCTTGGGCGAAGTGGCCGATTTGGAGGCACTTGCCAAAGTGGCGCATGACGCAGGCGCGCTTTTGGTGGTGGATAACAGCTTGTGTACGCCTGCTTTACAGCAGCCTTTGCGTTTCGGTGTCGATTTGTCGGTGGAGTCGGCCACCAAGGGCATCGACGGCCAGGGCAGGGTGCAGGGCGGTGTGGTGGTAGGCAGCGCTGAATTGATGAAGCAGGTTCAGGTTTATATGAATGCCGCCGGCATTTCGATGTCGCCGTTTCATGCTTGGGTGCTGCTCAGCGGTTTGGAAACTCTGGCCGTGCGGATGAACGAGCAAAGCCGCAATGCTGCGCAGATTGCAGATTGGCTCCGCGTGCAGCCGCAGGTGGAAAAAGTGTATTACGCCGGTTTTGCCGACCATCCGCAGGCAGATTTGGTGAAAAAACAGCAGGCTTCGGGCGGCACTGTGATTGGCTTTGAAGTAAAAAATGCCGAGCTTGCATGGAAAGTAATTGATTCCGTGAAAATTTTTTCCAGAACGGCCAACTTGGGCGATGTGCGCTCCACCATCTGCCACCCGTGGACAACCACACACGGCAAAATGGCGCCGGAAGAAAAGCGCGAAGCCGGTATCGGAGAAGGCTTGGTACGCTTATCGGTGGGTTTGGAGCATCCCGATGATTTGATTAACGATTTGAAACAAGCATTGTCGTGA
- a CDS encoding DNA translocase FtsK yields MLWTVLLIILIAAIGGLLWFRHRQEREWQMEMTYLRRHQNERPDLPDNVKEAKEIRGAGPNLQNSRDTRKAAEESQAVYERTVEKLREVAPKRVRKLDALMGKLDPEEQGKLDELPIFADMQNRESGFAEVPDMDSSTQAADRLRQMLGRNPVRTSSNHLSIASYLAEHEEEQSAFSHSKHMTAFDGFESGLAMPRAVPDIVDFDMDPKMLRKPHKPAPDLPVITLEEATRSPWIDEPERPQFEQAAGYQDSASSEPRKTITLDDPAVVRTRARTLAEVNKLYIENYRPEAHEMRHLPSKHTVINETDIQTNLQWQRVSHYNRRHAQALSEHPGHQNPDTIPLEEIFFNSVRNGLPAGRRFRRASSTGHESVIPETTRIEQAQVTQVQRPRPMVAAGLNKPAAVPLYKTRNVEKPAQQPAISTPPAPNATVVEPPPVPETPKPVVDIPEPPVFNRDSHPVQAAAPVVNAHITDSPDSLIRERLISESAPEITEPVALQAGSNQVPESYETDSQNDTGLSENPVLEQASGMVPQHEHHAEHVQTGMILPDVSLLLPPQFDAAATQSEEAMLENSITIEEKLAEFKVKVKVLDAYAGPVITRYEIEPDVGVRGNAVLNLEKDLARSLGVASIRVVETIPGKTCMGLELPNPRRQVIRLSEIFNSAAFRDSSSKLTLALGQDITGQPVVTDLAKAPHLLVAGTTGSGKSVGVNAMILSMLFKASPEDVRMIMIDPKMLELSIYEGIPHLLAPVVTDMKLAANALNWCVNEMEKRYRLMSHLGVRNLAGFNQKIVEAASRGEKITNPFTLTPDDPEPLEKLPFIVVVVDEFADLMMTAGKKIEELIARLAQKARAAGIHLILATQRPSVDVITGLIKANIPTRIAFQVSSKVDSRTILDQMGAENLLGQGDMLFLPPGTGYPKRVHGAFVQDSEVHAVAEYLKQFGEPDYIDDILSAGVGGDDVFSNAPGGNNDRDELYDEAVATILRTQKPSISNLQRHLRIGYNRAATLFDMMEANGVISAAEPNGKRTILAQSSAHLD; encoded by the coding sequence ATGTTATGGACTGTTTTACTCATTATTCTTATCGCGGCGATAGGCGGGCTGTTATGGTTCCGCCACCGTCAGGAGCGCGAGTGGCAGATGGAGATGACTTATCTCCGCCGCCACCAAAACGAGCGTCCAGATTTGCCCGATAATGTTAAAGAGGCCAAAGAAATCAGAGGTGCCGGCCCCAATCTGCAAAACAGCCGCGATACCCGCAAAGCTGCAGAAGAAAGCCAGGCCGTATACGAGCGCACGGTGGAAAAACTGAGGGAAGTTGCGCCCAAACGGGTGCGCAAGCTGGATGCGCTGATGGGAAAACTCGATCCTGAAGAGCAAGGCAAACTGGATGAATTGCCTATTTTCGCAGACATGCAGAACAGGGAATCCGGCTTTGCCGAAGTGCCCGATATGGACAGCAGCACGCAAGCGGCAGACCGTTTGCGCCAAATGCTCGGCCGCAACCCTGTGCGTACTTCCAGCAACCATCTTTCGATTGCTTCTTATCTGGCCGAGCATGAAGAAGAGCAGTCGGCCTTTTCGCATTCCAAGCACATGACGGCGTTTGATGGGTTTGAAAGCGGTTTGGCAATGCCGCGCGCCGTTCCTGACATTGTGGATTTCGATATGGATCCGAAAATGTTGCGTAAGCCGCACAAGCCCGCTCCCGACTTGCCCGTGATTACGCTTGAAGAAGCTACCCGCAGTCCGTGGATAGACGAACCCGAGCGCCCGCAATTTGAACAAGCCGCCGGTTATCAAGATTCCGCCTCGTCCGAGCCGCGTAAAACCATCACATTGGACGATCCTGCCGTGGTGCGCACCCGCGCCCGTACACTGGCTGAAGTTAACAAGCTCTATATCGAAAACTACCGCCCCGAAGCGCATGAAATGCGCCATCTGCCCTCAAAACATACGGTGATTAACGAAACCGATATTCAAACCAATCTGCAATGGCAGCGTGTTTCCCACTATAACCGCCGCCACGCGCAAGCCCTTTCGGAACATCCCGGCCATCAGAATCCGGATACTATTCCTTTGGAAGAAATCTTTTTCAACAGCGTGCGCAACGGCTTGCCCGCAGGGCGGCGTTTCCGACGGGCCAGCAGTACTGGGCATGAAAGCGTAATACCGGAAACCACGCGCATCGAGCAAGCGCAGGTAACGCAAGTTCAGCGCCCGCGTCCGATGGTGGCGGCGGGTTTGAACAAACCTGCTGCCGTACCTCTTTATAAAACCCGCAATGTTGAAAAGCCTGCGCAGCAGCCGGCAATCAGTACCCCGCCGGCGCCGAATGCTACGGTAGTGGAGCCGCCGCCCGTTCCCGAAACACCCAAACCGGTTGTGGATATTCCCGAGCCGCCGGTGTTTAACCGCGATAGCCACCCCGTGCAGGCTGCTGCGCCGGTTGTGAATGCGCATATTACCGATTCACCGGATTCTTTGATTCGCGAGCGCTTAATCAGTGAATCCGCGCCGGAAATAACGGAGCCTGTCGCCTTGCAGGCTGGCAGCAACCAAGTGCCGGAAAGTTATGAAACCGACAGCCAAAATGATACGGGCCTGTCTGAAAATCCAGTGCTTGAACAAGCTTCCGGTATGGTGCCACAGCATGAGCACCATGCAGAACATGTTCAGACAGGCATGATTTTGCCGGATGTATCCTTGCTGTTGCCGCCGCAGTTTGATGCCGCCGCAACGCAGAGTGAAGAGGCAATGTTGGAAAACAGCATTACCATCGAAGAAAAACTGGCCGAGTTTAAGGTGAAGGTTAAGGTGCTGGATGCTTATGCCGGCCCTGTGATTACGCGGTATGAAATCGAGCCGGATGTCGGCGTGCGCGGCAATGCCGTGCTGAATCTGGAAAAAGACCTTGCCCGCTCGCTCGGCGTGGCGTCAATCCGCGTGGTGGAAACCATACCCGGCAAAACCTGTATGGGTTTGGAGCTGCCCAATCCGCGCCGCCAAGTAATCCGGTTGAGTGAAATTTTCAATTCGGCCGCTTTCCGCGACAGCAGCTCCAAGCTGACATTGGCTTTGGGGCAGGACATTACCGGCCAGCCGGTTGTAACCGATTTGGCTAAAGCGCCGCACCTGCTGGTAGCGGGTACGACAGGTTCCGGCAAATCGGTGGGCGTGAACGCCATGATTCTTTCCATGCTGTTTAAAGCATCGCCGGAAGACGTGCGCATGATTATGATTGACCCGAAAATGCTGGAATTGAGCATTTACGAGGGCATTCCGCACTTGCTGGCGCCGGTGGTAACCGATATGAAGCTGGCGGCCAACGCGCTGAATTGGTGTGTGAACGAAATGGAAAAACGCTACCGCCTGATGAGCCATTTGGGCGTGCGCAATTTGGCTGGGTTCAACCAGAAAATTGTAGAAGCTGCCTCTCGGGGCGAGAAAATCACCAATCCGTTTACCCTCACGCCGGATGACCCAGAGCCGCTGGAAAAACTGCCGTTTATCGTGGTGGTGGTGGACGAGTTTGCCGATTTGATGATGACGGCGGGCAAGAAAATCGAAGAATTGATTGCCCGTCTTGCCCAGAAAGCACGTGCGGCGGGCATTCATCTGATTTTGGCCACCCAGCGCCCGAGTGTGGATGTGATTACGGGTTTGATCAAGGCCAATATTCCCACCCGCATTGCCTTCCAAGTGTCGAGCAAAGTGGACAGCCGTACCATCCTCGATCAAATGGGTGCGGAAAACCTGCTCGGGCAGGGCGATATGCTGTTTCTGCCGCCGGGCACGGGTTATCCCAAGCGCGTTCACGGCGCATTTGTTCAAGATAGCGAAGTGCATGCCGTAGCGGAATATCTGAAACAATTCGGCGAGCCGGATTATATTGATGATATTTTGAGCGCAGGAGTGGGCGGCGACGATGTATTCAGCAACGCGCCGGGCGGAAATAACGACCGCGACGAGCTTTATGATGAAGCGGTGGCAACCATTCTCAGAACGCAAAAACCGAGCATTTCCAACCTCCAGCGCCACTTGCGGATCGGTTATAACCGTGCCGCCACGCTGTTTGATATGATGGAGGCAAACGGTGTGATCTCAGCTGCCGAACCAAACGGCAAGCGTACGATTCTGGCGCAAAGCTCGGCGCATTTGGATTGA
- a CDS encoding energy-coupling factor ABC transporter permease — MNFSAEWFEPAWLYAAGCTLFLVLAATAKKAWAVLQYRPRVAAVALIWLALLWILRAGIDSGQLSGMNYHLLGMSLVTLMLGAPAALWLGALLFLPYLIITGGFSTSGVFALNALLLLLPPVLICRLLLSLVQRYLPPNLFIYIFVNGFIAAAVGMLFTGALVVAALEHSLAFPGVSLWDASFKVFFLIAWGEAFLSGILAAIFVALAPSMLATFDDTRYLRRKADIWK, encoded by the coding sequence ATGAATTTTTCTGCCGAGTGGTTTGAACCTGCGTGGCTTTATGCCGCCGGATGCACGCTTTTTTTGGTGTTGGCGGCAACGGCGAAAAAAGCATGGGCCGTGCTGCAATACCGTCCGCGTGTGGCTGCCGTGGCGCTGATATGGCTGGCTTTGCTGTGGATTCTGCGCGCCGGTATAGACAGCGGACAATTGAGCGGTATGAATTATCATTTGCTCGGCATGAGCTTAGTTACATTGATGCTCGGCGCTCCTGCTGCGCTTTGGCTGGGGGCGCTGCTTTTTCTGCCCTATTTGATTATTACCGGCGGTTTTTCAACTTCGGGCGTGTTTGCACTTAACGCCTTGCTGCTTCTGCTGCCTCCTGTGTTGATATGCAGGCTGCTGCTCAGCTTGGTGCAGCGTTATCTGCCGCCGAATCTGTTTATTTATATCTTTGTGAACGGATTTATTGCCGCTGCCGTCGGTATGCTGTTTACCGGCGCACTGGTCGTAGCTGCATTGGAACATTCACTCGCTTTTCCGGGCGTGTCGCTTTGGGATGCTTCATTCAAAGTGTTTTTTCTGATTGCTTGGGGAGAAGCTTTTCTGAGCGGTATTCTGGCCGCCATTTTCGTTGCACTCGCCCCATCTATGCTGGCGACATTCGACGATACCCGCTATTTGCGTAGAAAAGCAGACATTTGGAAATAA
- the plsY gene encoding glycerol-3-phosphate 1-O-acyltransferase PlsY, whose product MLANLLAVVAAYLIGSLSFAVIVSKIYGMDDPRTYGSGNPGATNVLRSGKKKAAALTLLGDALKGLVAVWLALALQDSLGLSDATIAAVAVAALVGHMWPVFFGFKGGKGVATALGVLLALSWPTALVCAAVWLVMAFGFKVSSLAALAATLLSPIAAYFLMPYGSWKRATLIIALLVLFRHKSNIEKLLKGEESKIGDKTD is encoded by the coding sequence ATGTTGGCAAATTTACTGGCCGTGGTCGCGGCTTATCTGATCGGGTCGCTTTCTTTTGCGGTGATTGTGTCGAAAATATACGGCATGGACGATCCGAGAACTTACGGTTCGGGTAATCCGGGCGCAACCAACGTATTGCGCAGCGGTAAGAAAAAAGCGGCGGCTCTCACGCTTTTGGGCGATGCCTTGAAGGGGCTGGTTGCCGTGTGGTTGGCTTTGGCGCTGCAAGACAGCTTGGGTTTGAGCGATGCAACCATTGCTGCGGTGGCTGTGGCGGCGTTGGTGGGGCATATGTGGCCGGTGTTTTTCGGTTTTAAGGGCGGAAAAGGCGTGGCCACTGCGTTAGGCGTGTTATTGGCGTTGTCTTGGCCTACTGCTTTGGTATGCGCTGCCGTGTGGCTCGTGATGGCTTTTGGTTTTAAAGTATCTTCGTTAGCGGCACTGGCCGCAACGCTGCTCAGCCCGATTGCCGCGTATTTTTTGATGCCTTACGGCTCATGGAAACGGGCAACGCTGATTATCGCTTTGCTGGTTTTGTTCAGACACAAAAGCAATATCGAGAAACTGCTTAAAGGCGAAGAAAGCAAAATCGGTGATAAAACCGATTAA
- a CDS encoding dihydroneopterin aldolase: MDKIFLHGMKAETLIGVYAWEREQKQTLLLDIDIGVPPQSAASDDIADTIHYADVCQAIRQSLGHQNFMLLEALAEHVAELVLQDFGALWVRVRVVKPGILEGVRETGVEIERSAL, encoded by the coding sequence ATGGATAAAATCTTTTTGCACGGTATGAAAGCTGAAACGCTCATCGGCGTGTACGCTTGGGAGCGCGAGCAAAAACAAACTCTGCTGCTGGACATAGACATCGGCGTGCCGCCGCAATCCGCAGCTTCCGACGATATAGCCGACACCATACATTATGCCGACGTATGCCAAGCCATCCGCCAAAGTTTGGGCCATCAGAATTTCATGCTGCTCGAAGCTTTAGCTGAACATGTGGCGGAGCTGGTTTTGCAAGATTTCGGCGCATTATGGGTGCGCGTCCGTGTCGTTAAGCCCGGCATATTGGAAGGAGTAAGGGAAACCGGTGTAGAAATAGAACGCTCGGCCTTATAA